Proteins found in one Actinomycetota bacterium genomic segment:
- a CDS encoding YccF domain-containing protein, translated as MSLIGNFLWFVLGGIFLGLAWWIIGLVAYISIIGIPWAKACFIIGTFTFFPFGKEAINRKELTQKDDIGTGDLGTLGNIIWFIFAGFWLAIGHVIAAVINFFTIIGIPFGIQHLKLASIAISPIGKTIVSKDVAAAARKTNAEVALAALIETT; from the coding sequence ATGAGCCTAATTGGCAATTTTTTGTGGTTCGTCCTTGGTGGTATATTCCTGGGACTTGCTTGGTGGATCATTGGGCTTGTAGCCTACATATCGATAATCGGGATTCCTTGGGCCAAAGCGTGTTTTATAATCGGAACGTTCACGTTTTTCCCATTTGGCAAGGAAGCAATCAACCGGAAAGAGCTTACACAAAAGGATGATATTGGCACTGGCGACTTGGGGACTCTTGGTAATATCATATGGTTTATTTTTGCAGGGTTCTGGCTGGCAATCGGCCATGTAATCGCTGCCGTAATTAATTTCTTTACAATCATCGGCATACCTTTCGGAATTCAACATTTAAAGCTAGCGAGTATCGCAATTTCTCCGATCGGAAAAACTATTGTATCAAAGGACGTGGCAGCCGCCGCTCGTAAAACAAACGCAGAAGTCGCACTGGCCGCATTGATAGAAACAACCTAA
- a CDS encoding copper amine oxidase N-terminal domain-containing protein has protein sequence MVGMLLATAGSAVAATQRIRIIVNGIEHHGDVYPVIINSRTMVPLRLIAESLGAQVGWDQATKTVTVNTTDPSAPKQWTKVTELSGSTDKRGELFTLTGGQARLTYSVNGDTMPVCSIYVMKAGTSLESDGGFPEVSVMENKSDSTMLVKSAGQYYLDVKAASANWTVTIEEYK, from the coding sequence TTGGTCGGCATGCTTCTTGCCACAGCAGGGTCGGCTGTCGCCGCGACGCAGCGCATTCGAATTATCGTCAACGGTATTGAGCACCACGGCGATGTATATCCCGTTATAATAAACAGCCGTACGATGGTTCCGCTTCGCCTTATCGCCGAATCGCTCGGTGCACAGGTTGGATGGGACCAGGCGACAAAGACAGTAACTGTCAACACGACAGATCCGTCAGCACCAAAACAATGGACCAAGGTAACAGAGTTGAGCGGGTCAACTGACAAGAGGGGCGAACTCTTTACCTTAACTGGAGGGCAGGCACGCCTTACTTATAGCGTAAACGGCGATACAATGCCTGTATGCTCGATCTACGTAATGAAGGCGGGCACATCCCTTGAAAGCGATGGCGGATTCCCAGAGGTCTCGGTAATGGAGAATAAAAGCGACTCCACGATGCTCGTAAAGAGTGCAGGACAATATTACCTAGACGTGAAGGCGGCTAGCGCTAACTGGACAGTTACAATCGAGGAGTATAAGTAG